A DNA window from Daucus carota subsp. sativus chromosome 3, DH1 v3.0, whole genome shotgun sequence contains the following coding sequences:
- the LOC108212183 gene encoding uncharacterized protein LOC108212183 codes for MAIKSAVSYVISEEQDGFVAVDFDLINGHDDEIRDWEIVDDCSSIGENSDDDVEFTRSVQSDECSSDEIAVEDLDSMPNYSPEMFGSRHRSTAADGDVIEYVQGEEDEGAGDSSDNLCENGEDLHELFAGEDSKSVLENIVDDREIDTVESMPPVITRNRQVYHELLSYRTYRDYDYDYSYDRREEEEVDYDLDDELVPYSAKMKLGRERMRKLGKRSCSKLVKSKRLTYNDNKAGCVRGKHGLGLKHSLI; via the coding sequence CAAATCTGCTGTGAGTTATGTAATCAGCGAGGAACAAGATGGATTCGTAGCCGTTGATTTTGACTTGATCAACGGTCACGATGATGAGATTCGCGACTGGGAGATCGTCGACGATTGTTCTTCGATTGGCGAAAACAGCGATGATGATGTTGAATTTACCCGCTCCGTACAGTCTGACGAGTGTTCGTCGGATGAAATCGCCGTCGAAGATTTGGATTCGATGCCGAATTATTCGCCGGAGATGTTCGGTAGTCGCCATCGGTCAACCGCCGCTGATGGTGACGTCATCGAGTATGTACAAGGCGAAGAAGATGAAGGTGCCGGTGATTCGAGTGATAATTTGTGTGAAAATGGAGAAGATTTGCACGAGTTATTCGCCGGCGAAGATTCGAAGTCGGTGCTGGAAAATATAGTCGATGATCGGGAAATTGACACCGTCGAGTCGATGCCTCCGGTTATCACCCGTAACCGTCAGGTGTATCATGAATTGCTTTCTTATCGAACGTACCGAGATTATGATTACGATTATAGTTATGATCGGCGGGAGGAAGAAGAAGTTGATTATGATCTAGATGATGAGTTAGTTCCGTACAGCGCAAAAATGAAATTAGGGCGTGAAAGGATGAGGAAATTGGGGAAAAGGTCTTGTAGTAAGTTGGTGAAATCGAAAAGATTGACTTATAATGACAACAAGGCTGGTTGTGTTCGCGGAAAGCATGGACTTGGATTGAAGCATAGTTTGATTTGA